The following proteins come from a genomic window of Streptomyces sp. GS7:
- a CDS encoding glutamate racemase, whose amino-acid sequence MKIALMDSGTGLLAAAAAVRRLRPDADLVLSANPDSLPWGPRSRDEVTALALDVARAAAAHRPDALIVACNTASVHALPALRAALEPTVPVIGTVPAIKPAAAGGGPVAIWATPATTGSPYQRDLIERFASGVAVTGVPCPGLADAVEAADDAAIDAAIAAAAHITPRDVRAVVLGCTHYELVAERIRAALQQPGAPRLVLHGSAEAVAAQALRRIGAEPAPSAAPTGTVTVILGGRPAALPAMALAYDEGRLLNADVIHDVGAAASASGAA is encoded by the coding sequence GTGAAGATCGCGCTGATGGACTCCGGGACCGGGCTGCTCGCGGCAGCCGCCGCCGTTCGCCGTCTGCGGCCGGACGCGGATCTGGTCCTCTCCGCCAACCCCGACAGCCTGCCGTGGGGCCCGCGCAGCCGGGACGAGGTCACCGCCCTCGCGCTGGACGTGGCCCGTGCCGCGGCGGCGCACCGGCCCGACGCGCTGATCGTGGCCTGCAACACCGCGTCGGTGCACGCCCTGCCCGCGCTGCGCGCCGCACTGGAGCCGACCGTGCCGGTCATCGGCACCGTCCCGGCGATCAAGCCCGCGGCCGCCGGTGGCGGCCCGGTCGCCATCTGGGCCACCCCGGCCACCACCGGCAGCCCCTACCAGCGGGACCTGATCGAGCGGTTCGCGAGCGGGGTGGCGGTCACCGGAGTGCCCTGCCCCGGGCTCGCCGACGCCGTGGAGGCGGCGGACGACGCCGCGATCGACGCCGCCATCGCCGCCGCAGCGCATATCACCCCGCGGGACGTACGCGCCGTCGTGCTGGGCTGCACCCACTACGAGCTGGTCGCCGAGCGGATCCGCGCGGCCCTGCAGCAGCCCGGCGCCCCGCGCCTCGTCCTGCATGGCTCCGCCGAGGCCGTCGCCGCTCAGGCACTGCGCCGGATCGGCGCCGAACCGGCGCCGTCGGCGGCCCCGACCGGCACCGTCACCGTGATCCTCGGCGGCCGTCCGGCCGCGCTGCCGGCCATGGCGCTGGCGTACGACGAAGGCCGGCTGCTCAACGCCGACGTCATCCATGACGTCGGCGCCGCCGCGTCGGCTTCGGGTGCGGCGTGA
- a CDS encoding NUDIX hydrolase yields MATPEFIRELRSSIGRQLLWLPGVSAVVFDGDGRVLLGKRADTGGWSIIGGIPEPGEQPAETATREVYEETAVRVVAEDVVLVETMPPTEYPNGDVCQFMDVTLRCRAVGGEARVNDDESVEVGWFALDALPELDGFALTRIKKAVEAGPTWFHGMGEELAVP; encoded by the coding sequence ATGGCAACCCCCGAATTCATCCGCGAACTCCGGAGCTCCATCGGCCGGCAGCTGCTGTGGCTGCCCGGGGTGAGCGCGGTCGTCTTCGACGGCGACGGCCGGGTGCTGCTCGGCAAGCGGGCCGACACCGGCGGCTGGTCGATCATCGGCGGCATCCCCGAGCCCGGTGAGCAGCCCGCCGAGACGGCGACGCGCGAGGTGTACGAGGAGACCGCGGTGCGGGTGGTGGCCGAGGACGTCGTGCTCGTCGAGACCATGCCGCCGACCGAGTACCCCAACGGCGACGTGTGCCAGTTCATGGATGTCACGCTGCGCTGCCGGGCGGTCGGCGGCGAGGCGAGGGTCAACGACGACGAGTCGGTGGAGGTCGGCTGGTTCGCCCTCGACGCCCTCCCGGAGCTGGACGGCTTCGCACTGACCCGGATCAAGAAGGCCGTGGAGGCCGGGCCGACGTGGTTCCACGGTATGGGGGAGGAACTCGCGGTTCCCTGA
- a CDS encoding 3-hydroxybutyrate dehydrogenase: protein MTAITGPGTPDTPGASPGSPGFAGFLDLRGRTALVTGAAGGIGRACALRLAAAGATVRAVNRDAAGLAGLTAALPGGAPGRIEPRPLDLTDLAAAERAAAGSDVPVDNAGIQLVRPIEDFPPEVFHEVLTVMLEAPFRLLRGALPHMYGQGWGRIVNISSVHGLRASPFKSAYVAAKHGLERLSKTAALEGAAHGVTSNCVNPGYVRTPLVERQIADQAAAHGIPRERVLTDILLADSALKRLLEPEEVAEAVACLCTPQASFVTGTSLAMDGGWTAH, encoded by the coding sequence ATGACTGCGATCACCGGCCCCGGCACGCCGGACACCCCGGGCGCGTCCCCCGGTTCCCCGGGTTTCGCGGGTTTCCTCGATCTGCGCGGCCGGACCGCGCTGGTCACCGGCGCCGCCGGCGGCATCGGGCGGGCCTGCGCGCTGCGGCTGGCGGCGGCCGGCGCCACGGTCCGGGCGGTGAACCGGGACGCCGCCGGACTCGCCGGGCTGACGGCCGCCCTCCCCGGTGGCGCGCCGGGCCGTATCGAGCCCCGCCCGCTGGACCTCACCGACCTGGCCGCCGCCGAGCGGGCCGCGGCGGGCAGCGACGTGCCGGTCGACAACGCGGGCATCCAACTCGTGCGGCCCATCGAGGACTTCCCGCCCGAGGTGTTCCACGAGGTGCTGACCGTCATGCTGGAGGCGCCGTTCCGGCTGCTGCGCGGGGCGCTGCCCCATATGTACGGGCAGGGCTGGGGCCGGATCGTCAACATCTCCTCCGTGCACGGGCTGCGGGCCTCGCCGTTCAAGTCCGCGTACGTCGCTGCCAAGCACGGTCTGGAGCGCCTGTCGAAGACCGCCGCCCTGGAGGGCGCCGCGCACGGCGTGACCAGCAACTGCGTGAACCCCGGATACGTGCGGACGCCCCTCGTGGAGCGCCAGATCGCCGACCAGGCCGCCGCGCACGGCATCCCCCGGGAACGCGTACTGACCGACATCCTGCTGGCCGATTCCGCCCTCAAGCGGCTGCTCGAACCGGAGGAGGTCGCCGAGGCGGTCGCCTGTCTCTGCACCCCGCAGGCGTCGTTCGTCACCGGGACGTCGTTGGCGATGGACGGGGGCTGGACGGCGCACTGA
- a CDS encoding 4-hydroxybenzoate 3-monooxygenase: MPSAVPGSSRTSVVIVGAGPAGLTVANVLRAAGVDCVLLEAESREFIERRPRAGFIEEWAVRALARQGLAGRLLERAETQAEFEFRFGGERHAIRTARLSGRRHFVYPQPLLVSDLLASYVEGAGGRAHFGVRDVRLHDVDGSAPAVSYQDPGTGERHRLECDIIVGADGARGVCRSAIPAERAVITRYDHGVAWLAVLAEAPPSADGVVFGIHERGLGAHMARSREITRYYLEVPSGDGAGDWPDERVWEELHIRLAARGARPLTEGPLSEKTVLDMHNYVVEPMAYGRLYLAGDAAHLVAPIAAKGMNLAINDALLLGEALIAHAKGDDRGLAGYSEACLRRVWQYLEFSQWLSEVLHGASSGDRFRAGTAAARLRRLLGSESAAKAFAGLYIGEESDL; the protein is encoded by the coding sequence GTGCCGTCTGCGGTGCCGGGGAGTTCCCGTACCTCCGTCGTCATCGTGGGGGCCGGGCCGGCCGGTCTGACCGTGGCGAACGTCCTGCGTGCCGCCGGTGTCGACTGCGTGCTACTGGAGGCGGAGAGCCGGGAGTTCATCGAGCGGCGCCCGCGCGCCGGGTTCATCGAGGAGTGGGCGGTCCGGGCGCTGGCCCGGCAGGGGCTGGCCGGGCGGCTGCTGGAACGGGCCGAGACCCAGGCGGAGTTCGAGTTCCGGTTCGGCGGGGAGCGGCACGCGATACGGACCGCGCGGCTGTCGGGGCGGCGCCATTTCGTCTATCCGCAGCCGCTGTTGGTGAGCGACCTCCTGGCGTCGTACGTGGAAGGGGCCGGCGGCCGGGCCCACTTCGGGGTGCGGGACGTGCGGTTGCACGACGTCGACGGGAGCGCGCCCGCCGTCTCGTACCAGGATCCGGGGACGGGGGAGCGGCACCGCCTGGAGTGCGACATCATCGTGGGGGCCGACGGGGCGCGGGGGGTGTGCCGGTCGGCGATACCGGCCGAGCGGGCGGTGATCACGCGCTACGACCACGGCGTGGCCTGGCTGGCGGTCCTCGCCGAGGCGCCGCCGTCGGCGGACGGGGTGGTCTTCGGGATCCACGAGCGGGGGCTCGGCGCGCACATGGCGCGCAGCCGTGAGATCACCCGCTACTACCTGGAGGTGCCGTCCGGCGACGGCGCCGGGGACTGGCCGGACGAACGGGTCTGGGAGGAGCTGCACATCCGGCTCGCGGCTCGCGGCGCCCGGCCGCTGACCGAGGGGCCGCTGTCCGAGAAGACGGTCCTGGACATGCACAACTACGTTGTGGAGCCCATGGCGTACGGTCGGCTGTACCTGGCGGGGGACGCGGCGCACCTGGTCGCGCCGATCGCGGCGAAGGGGATGAACCTCGCGATCAACGACGCGCTGCTCCTCGGCGAGGCGCTGATCGCCCACGCCAAGGGCGACGACCGCGGCCTGGCCGGCTATTCGGAGGCGTGCCTGCGGCGCGTGTGGCAGTACCTGGAGTTCTCGCAGTGGCTGTCCGAGGTGCTGCACGGCGCCTCGTCCGGCGATCGGTTCCGGGCGGGGACCGCCGCGGCGCGGCTGCGGCGGCTGCTGGGGTCGGAGTCCGCGGCGAAGGCGTTCGCCGGGCTGTACATCGGCGAGGAGTCGGATCTGTAG
- a CDS encoding CBS domain-containing protein: MASKQRARDIMTGGVQCVGAHQTLLDAAKMMRDLKVGCLPICGDNNRLAGMVTDRDIVIKCIAEGIDPATVQAGTLEQKLHWIDAEADATDVLRTMEQHRIKRLPVIDVKGGHQLIGMISEADLAKHLSDAQVAEFATRVYATA, encoded by the coding sequence ATGGCCAGCAAACAGCGAGCCCGGGACATCATGACCGGCGGAGTGCAGTGTGTGGGCGCGCACCAGACGCTGCTCGACGCGGCGAAGATGATGCGTGACCTGAAGGTCGGCTGCCTGCCCATCTGCGGTGACAACAACAGGCTGGCGGGCATGGTCACCGACCGTGACATCGTCATCAAGTGCATTGCCGAGGGCATCGATCCGGCGACGGTGCAGGCCGGGACCCTGGAGCAGAAGCTCCACTGGATCGACGCCGAGGCGGACGCCACCGACGTGCTGCGCACCATGGAGCAGCACCGGATCAAGCGCCTCCCGGTGATCGACGTCAAGGGCGGCCACCAGCTGATCGGGATGATCTCCGAGGCCGACCTCGCAAAGCACCTCTCCGACGCCCAGGTCGCGGAGTTCGCCACCCGCGTCTACGCGACCGCCTAG